Sequence from the Miscanthus floridulus cultivar M001 chromosome 16, ASM1932011v1, whole genome shotgun sequence genome:
CTCCCTGCTCATTGACCTTGCCATATCCAAATGCTGTGAGTGCGTGTATTTGCTGTGATCTTACCAGAGTTACCGCAAATCAACCTTGTTTAGCCAACAGGGATCTTTGCCTTTCTTGGTGATTTGATTTTGTTCCATATTTATTTTTTCAGAGTATAGATTACTACAACTTCATGTTGGTTACTTGTATTAGTCTGCTCCTGGTTCTGCCACTGTACTGGCTACGACTGCTAAGTATAGTATTCTGCTTGCTCATTTTACACAACCGACATGTCTTGATTGGTTATTGCTATGCAATGGCACTTCatcattctgagtcctctttTGAAAGTCTTCCAAGCTTTGAGGATGCACCATTATACCTCATCCCAACAGAATCATAGCAAACTCTTGGATGCCTTAGCCAGTAGTTCAGAAGTAACTAATGGTAGATTACTCTATAATTGACAAtgattctttttttccttttggtATAAGAGTAGCCTTGTGTTCATCGAGAAGCAAACAGGTGTAGCGGAGTAAGTTTAATTACTTCCCCAAATCCATTGATAGTTGCTACAGAAGCATGTGGCTGTGTTTGGATTGGGCTGTCACACTCGCTTGGCTAATCTGTGGAATTCAGCTGTGTTTACACATACACATGATTATAACTGATAAGAGATGCTTCAAGGATTACCATACCATTACTGGTTTCAAATTTATCCAGTTAACAGGGAAAATATTAAGGACACTTGAAGCTTGTGAAATTCAAATCAGCTGGAAAGGATATAGTGTTTCCATGTCTTTCCATCATGTGGATCTTCAGTAGGGTCCGGTTGTCCCATTAGTCGACACAATTTTGTTGTAATTAAGTGCTTAACTACTTTCTGGAGATTTTCCTGATCAATTTGAGAAACCCTTTGCCACATGACTTAGTTCTCATTGCACGCTGCATGTCACTCACCAAACTTCATTAGATTTTCTCTGAGACCTTCTGTTTTGTGTCATAGTGATAGGAAATTTTCTTTGCAATGTAAGAGAAAGGTTAGGAAGGGCCCACCTGAATTTAGGGTTAATCAGTTACTTCATGggtagaagggcgggcctggtgcaagcggtagtcttaccgcctgtgaccgtaaggtcccgggttcgagtcgcggtctcctcgcattgcacaggcgagggtaaggcttgccactgacacccttccctagacgccgcacagagcgggagctctccgCACTGGGTACGCCCAATTACTTCATGGGTCCTAGCAAACTTTGGAGCCCTCCTGAGTATTTTCCCAAGTTGATCTTATGGTTTTATGTTTAAATTTTATTAAGTTTACTTCATTTATTGTTCATTGCCATGTTAACTCGCAAACATATGCATGGCATAAGCCAAACAAAAGCAAGAATGGATGTATGCTATGCTTCTATTTTGCCTATTGGATTTAGTAGGTCAACAATTGTTCCAACAACGTAAGTAGTCATTATATTTGACGTGGAGTTTTTAGCAAGCAGTATTCAAGTCCGGAAGCCCTTAACCCCCCAGTGAAATTAACACTTCTGGCCTGCTACTTAAATCTTCTTATTTTCTTTTGCCAGGATGTTATAACTACTGATGTGGAGAAGGTTCTGGATGCCTTTTATGCACCAATCTGCGCCTACTTTGGATGTGCCAAGTATGTGCTATTGTGTGCCTTTTCTTGTTGAGCATCTGTCAGCAAGAACATGGATGAAATCAAACAGAAACTGTGTTAATTTATGATGTTGGAGTTGAAAGGCAAAGCCATAGTTGAGTTGACGGTGTTCTCTGAGATCAGATGTGGCatagatagttttttttttctatatatgTATCCACCTCAAGGTACTAACCTTATGTAATTTCTACTTTTGGATTGTGGCATTGCATTGTGCTACTTGTTTGCAGAATAGCATCCAATGTGCTCTGTATATCAATGTGTGTCAAGAGTGGACTCGTAGATTTGGCGTGAGCGAAAGCTATAAAATTGTTGCTGGTACTTCAAACGGGTTTGGAAATGTTGTATCCTTCTACCGTGAATCTGGAAATGTTGTAGCCCTATATCATGTGCCTATAAGTCCTCcagtatgttttttttttttcaaaccgGAGGCATCACCCATTTCCATTAAGATTCAACGGAAATACAGAGTTTTGTAGACTGTTTCAGACAAAAGGGAAAAAGGCATGCCAGACTTAGCAGACTTACGACGCTAGCCTTAACGTCCCCAGCTCATAGAGCAGTGCATGCCAAAAGACGATACAGTGATAATCAGACCAACAGGCCAGGCTCAACACAAAGCCGGCAAATCTTACAGAAACAGCCAGAAGAAAGGTCCCAGAAACTGAAATTGTCATGGGGTTTGTCCTCCAGGAGCAGTCCTCCAGTATGTTATGTGGACAGGGTCGAGAATGCTGCATCAATTTTAGCGTTGTTATCAGAAAGTGAAGTTCAGATTAGGTTCAGACTTCAGTTGCGCACACAAATGAATGTATGGATCATGGATGATGAACGTGGAGAAATAAGCATCTTTCCTACAGCTAGGTAATAGTTGGATGATGGAGATTCATGTGGAGAAATGAGAAGCGGTAATGGCTAGAGAGATTCATGTGGGGAAACGAGCTAGAATCGATTCATATTGATCCACGCCACAGGCCGGTTGATCAGCAATTCAGCACCTTAGAAACTCGCTACCTTTGCTCGTTCAGGATTTTTTTAAAGAAATGGTGGTCTGACGCCCTACTCACTGGCTCTGATTTTTTTCCCCAAAGCTTTTCTTGCGCAGCTTGTTTTAAATCTGAAATATTGCGTGGCGTGGTGCTTGGTATATCGTGTAGCGAACTTCTCCATGGTAGTACGATCATAGGGAATGGTCAGGTATTTGGGTTTTTGAAACACCGACCCACCCCACTCCAACCTGAAATTCCGTGTTGTTTTCAGTACGCAATCTGGGCAACTCCATGAATCGTTAACGTCAATGCTGGCTTCGCGACGAACAATGCGACACCTTGACACCTTACTGTCTAAAGGCTGAAATGAACTACTCCTGAATGGACAGATCAACAGGAAATGAAACCAGCAAGGGAGAATCGGCAGATGAGTCCGCCACTCATGAGCACACACGTCATTCATCTCCGAGCTCCCTGTTGTGCACGACAGCACGAGCACAAGTGGAAGAATGCCGGCTTGGAGACGCGGTTTCGAAGCTACCTGATTCAGTGTCTGAATCCTTAATGCACCTTGGAGACAGAGGAAGTGAAGGATGAACATGTGTGAGACGCGGTTTCGAGGCTACCTGATCAGTGTCTGAATCCTGAACACACATTGGGGCCGGATGAAATGAAAGATGGACATGTGTTGCAAGATACAGGCAGTATTGGACGAAGTGAAAGATGAACAGTGTTGGACGAAGTGAAAGATGAACATGTGTTGCGAAATGCGAGCAGTGTTGGTTGGGTGTATGGAGGTGAATGGGATGGACCATCCTGGATGGAAAGAGCCGAAGAGGATGGCATACTGGTTGAGAAGAGGATGGACAGGACAAATCTGGGGTGAGATGCTATAGGTTGATTGTTTGGTTACCTGACGATTCATAATTTTTGGGTGAGATGGTACAGGTTGATTATTTGGTTACCTGACGATACATGATTTTTGTTTAGATGGCTGTATGGTATGGTATGAGTTGGTACAATGATTTTTGTTTAGATGGCTGTATGGTATGGTATGAGTTGGTACAAATCATGTTTGGTTGGTTATATAGGTCCATTCACACATTTGGGGAAAAATTGTTGTTTGAAAACAATAACAATCGATAATGAAGAATAAATGTAAGCAAGGCAATTCACCACTGATCTACATTATGTTATATTAAAAGGTCCCTGCTATAATCACATTCCATACTGCCATACAACAAAAGAGTACTCTGTAGGCTATCCAGGTTGTTCCATACAGACTAGAGTCACACTACCACCCTCCATACTACCAAACCATCACATcgcacaaagtttttttttccatCCCTAGTGATTAGACCAAAATACCACCACATCATCAGAGTACTTATATTAGTCCGGACCTTTGATTCTTGATGTACCTAGCCACCCATATAACTTTGCTAGAAAGTTGAGGCAGTGCATAAAATGCCCTTGCAAGTGGAGGATTCTCACACAGATAAGCATAGTAGTGCTCAAGACGTGCCTCCTCAAACCCTGGGATGCTCTTTAGCTCTTCATACAACCCCTTTGGAACAGGAAGGTCAGGTTGTTCAGAAAGCTTTTTTATAGACGAAGCAAGTTCGCCAAGGGTCCGACTCATTATCACAACCAAGTCATCATCAGTATATAtcctctgcttctttgatggTGGCTGTTTAGTACCTGAGGACTCTGCACCATTGTTGCCTGAGTTTGTTCCGTCATCAACACCAATTTGTTCACTTGGCTCACTAGACGTGGGTTTTGGTGCATTATCTGTTCCAGTCACAGTTGGTGCATTATCTGTTCCAGTCACAGTTGGTGCATTATCTGTTTCAGTCACAATTGGTGCCTTATCTGTTTCAGTCACAATTGGTGCATTATCTGTTTCAGTCACTTCAACACCAAGTGGCTCATTTGATCCTTTAGCATATGCACTGGTTTCAGCCACAGTTGGTGCACTATATGTTTCAGTCACTTCAACACCAAGTGGCTCATTTGACCCTTTAGCATATGCAGCGGCTGCCAAATTTTTGCCACATATGGTGGCCATCTCATGATATTGCTCAATCGGAATGTTCAAGTAGTTGGCATCTTCACGGTGGTCCTACAAGTCAAAACCCATATCATGGTAGGAATAATATGTGCTGCACCTAAAATTGCAACAATCAAACTATAAGAAGATACTGATTACTTGCCTTAATATGATTATTGTAATGCTCTGCATCAAGACTGATTATGCAATTATGTTCATCCCAAACAGCTCCATTCAAGTTCTTCAGCTTCTCAATCTTTGCATAAATCCTTTTCCACTTCCTAAGATGGTTACCAACTTGTCCACCGGTGTGCTGGACACCCAGCTTCTCATACAAAGCTCTAGCACAACTGTTAAGATGAGCTTGCTTGAAGCCACTCGTGGTTTTAGTTCCACTCGCAACTAGGTCAGCCAAATATTTGAGTACAAAACTAGACATTGCGTTGGACCAATAGACCTGTCCAGCTCCACCCTTGCCTGCCATGTTGTCCCCATGTTGCTCTAGGTCCATCTCCTGTGAAGTTGTAAAAAATGACAATGAGCACCAAGATAAATTGTTACAAAGACTCAATAGGAAAAAAATGCAGGGATGCAGTAAATAAGAGAAAAGCACACACATTAATTAATACAAAAAGCCCAAGGTCCGATTATTGCAATGGCAATACTGAAGATTTGTTCACAACATCAGTAGTACATCGCATTAAGAAAACAAGCAGGACAAGGTCCATGTCGTTACTAGTTCACTATTACATAAAGCACTACATATTAGTATTTCGTTGTCACGGTGATTTTAACGATCTGCCCACATTCTCTCAGCAATCATTTGTCTCTTTTCTATCATTAACCTATGGTTATTTGCTTTTTCTCGTGCTGTCCTCCGTGGCTTTGGTGTCCAATTATCCTCTGGTATATGCTCTTGTATCTGTCCCATCAATTGCTCCAATACAATCCTATATGGTCAATATATTACAAAACTTTGTAATATATTACAAAATTCGACAATTTGGATTGCCATACCTTAAAATATGGATCTCATCTTGGGTCCCCTGCAATTTTGGACGGGATATCCAAAAAAGGTGGCCAAATAAGCTCATTGCTTAGTTCCCCAATGGCATGTAGGACTAGGTTGAAATATATGCTATCTGTCTCACCTGACCAAATGAATAGTCCAAACTAGCTTATTTCTTCGGTTGTGTCCGACTGTATTCAAGAACATGGCTACTTATTCCTCAATATTACATGGATAGCGTCATGGAACAAAGAGCGTTCAGGTAAAACTTGACAAAACTGAAAGAAAGGACATCTCTTAAGCCTTGTCATTTTGGTGCAGGTTGTATTATCCTTGCAAATTCTTGTGTTTATATAGTCAATCCTATTATTATTCCTTTCCTCCCAATTCTTGTGTTTAGATAGTCAATCCTATTATCGTTGCTTTCCTCAAATGGATCATTAAGTAATACGATACCTTTGTCTTCTCAACCTAGACCGAAAAAACAAAACCACCATTCAAGCAGCTAAAAAGTAGCAGCGCTGATGAGTATAATTTTTTCCCCATCTAATCTACCTGTCCTCCATCTACAATGTCCAAGGGATGCAAACACTAtataagttttggttttaaaaaaagAGAATATAATCCTCTATTAACAAGGACTGGAAGACATCCGCACTGATGCAACACATGAGAAATCAGGGAAAAGAATCCGGAATCTGTAATCCAACAAATCAGCATATGTTAACTTCGGAATGAATCCCCTAGGAGAACTTGAGGTTGAAAAAACGCAAACCCCTTGGTTCTCTGATTCATCATCCAATTGCAATCAGGCAGCACACAACGTAACCATACCAACAAGAGAGAGGGGTGACGGGGAGGGGTCGGTCAATCACCTGCGGAGGCGTCGCCATGAGCGAACGGCCAGGCGCCGGCAGCAGCAGTCCTTGCGGTTCCGATGGGTGGGTTCCCGCGGGAGGGAGAGCCGAGTCgccgagaaagagaggaggagagggGTGGGAGGCGAGCGAGATGCTCCGTCCCGGACGGCGTCGTTCGGTGAGGATTTCTCCGCACGGGATGATGCGGCATCTAGAGAGAATGTTCGATGCATGTATGCTTCGGTCCCAGCTCAGGAACCACGAGCTGCAGTGCGATTCCGGTAGGAGACTTTTGCCTACAGGCCATTATAAAAGTTTCtaatttcttctctgtcacagAAATTTTGACAGTCTCTCCTCAGTTTCTCGCGTAAAGTTTTCTGGTCCTGTGTGCCACTTCCGTGAGGTCAGAGCATGACGGCCGGTAACGGAGGGATACGATGACCGTTTTGCCCCTATATCCACTTAAGTCCCACGAATCACAGTCTGCCATTCCTCATCTCTTCCTCATTTCTCGTCTCTCTCTCGAGCTCCTCTCTCTCAAAACCCTAGCCGAAGGAACCAAGGTGGCGGCGAGAAGAGGCGGCGGTGATCAAGCACACGTGAGGAGGGGGTCTCATGGGGTAGGGATCAAGAGGTTGACCCACTGGATCCAAAGCCGCGTGCAGCAGGGGCCTTGGTTGAGGGTGACCATGAGATCCAACCAAGGCGGTGACCAAGCAGATCTGCATACGTGAGGAGGGGGTTTCATGGGGTAGGGATCAAGAGGTTGACCCACTGGATCCAAGGCCGCGTGCAGCAGGGGCCTTGGTTGAGGGTGACCGCGAGATCTAGGGAGTCGCCATGGTGGAGCCGGAGGTGCGCCCGACGTGGCTTTCAGAAGGGTAAGCTATTGTCTTCTTCTCTTGTTGTCCTCCATTGTCACGCACTTAGCCTAATTGTAGGTGCTTAGTTTGTTGCCGTAGATCTGCCTTAATCGATGGGTGTTCGTATGTAGGATGGACCCCAAAACGAGCTACAGATTAGAAATAAGGATCGTTGCGATAAATTCTCGGTGCCTGTCGGGTaacataaaaaggggtcccctaagcaagaaccgaaaaaatcgcttagaccttgtaaaaatcgaagccaagagataACTACCggtaaacccccaccttatccgaggctcggctggaccacTCGGCCCACCTCGGACAAGTATCCcgactcacccgaagcgggctcggcctaaAATGgaaccacaaggcctcggacgaggtctcgattctccgcctcacccgaggccccgcacgtaaggcctcagacgaggtatcgattctccgcctcgctcgaggccccgcacgtaaggcctcggatgaggtatcgATTCTTCGCCTCACcagaggccccgcacgtaaggcctcggacgaggtatcgattctctaactcgctcgaggccggctcggcatcaaccctgtcgcctccacctcgcccgaggccccgcaccatgaggccttggacgaggacgtcacatccaaccaacgcgCCCAatcactcccgcgacgtcagtcGAACGATGGCTCAATACAGTGGAatggccgacgagatgggagcCACATCGATGCCATACCGCCCGGGAAAGGAcgaggcaggggttaccggccactgtgctcaaCACTATGCCCATGACTGACGCCCGtgttgcactgtgctgcctaaccccacctgctctgaggacagcgcggcgtggagagtcaagtccgggtccctatagcctcggaatcagcgtataagaccaactgctccctccgagcctcggctacccgCTTTCGCAACCCCATATTCTCGGGTCTCGCGCCcgtcgagcccccccccccccccccgcaatagtatagcctctgcaccaactgggcctcggctctctacgttgtcaacatacagcgatcGGCACGTCGTCCATAGTATGTGCCATGCCCTGTgtcaagccatcacaggagctcccacgtcgcataggatcagggcgtgaccggcgcgtcgctccagtgcaccgaggacaagactgctccatcgaccatgccgccacagtgacaagctacagggctcggacatgccgtctctgctcacaaaacgccacataGCAAACCCATGTACCGCacccgtgcctcccttcgactataaaagggagtgaccgggacCGTTTCTAAGCAAGGAGACTCAGATAGACACACACGCGCAAGCAACGCGTAACACTCTATAATATGCACACTCCCTcactacaagagatcaacatttCAAGCAACCCAcgtcgctccacgcagagacctgggactagctccctctctcgcccagcttgtaaacccctactacaagcacctcggtgcaaggaatacaagattgctctctcagactggacgtagggcacctattgcctgaaccagtataaaccttgtgtctctttgcatcaccatccaggattagaggcatgcagtacactttcactagccgattgagggcccgccggtccaaaacaccgacagttggcgcgccaggtaggggggctactgcgtgtcagcttagtcatcccaacaagttccggatggcagaccccatgcgACCACTGCATCTcgacacggtgatctggttcgggagcctagagttcatatccctaggatgtgagtatgatatggtactcctcacacccagagctCCACCGACCGACGATGACAccacgcaccagcagcccaggcgcaggcggcaccCGGGCCATCGCTCTTGtcatgctcgccaggcacgatgcgGGTGGGACCACCCTAACATCGCATGAGCTCAGGGCAACGCACCGCGCTCCGCCGGTATCAAATGCtcggctgttggtacagagtccctggttagggacctgtctagcttaagcctgggcaagggaaagacgccggtggcgcgcAGTGACGCCCCctcatcaagctctaccccgccacgtcctgaggagtcgactccagCGGAGTGAAGCCCGGTGATGGcatcatccccataccccttcagGTTGAGCAATGTCGTcgccgcctatgcttccgctcacgcggagccctcaggacgccaccaacattttgccctcgacctcatcgccacaacctcAACTCACACCCACACTAactcctcgaaggaggacaaggcatgggccagagcggacttctctgggcttcgcgaccctaaagccatgcgctgcttcatggccgcaagcgactactgcttcggctactctgactctgacgacgagggcacttacgatcccactcgtgagtgcttcaacgtcgagctcgggatgccgagcacgggcgatgaggacgaaggggcagaCGATGCCACACCTTCACGTGTCGAGCCCCCGGCGGTGTGGAACGAGAACCCCGCCCACGAGGAACTTCGATGCCTAGACCTGGAACAGCTctatgagcttcaggccaaggtcgaacaagactgactccttctgcggtagctccgagacactcttgaGCATGAGCAGCGGGGTCACGGTGATGGCAGAGCAGCCCGACAGAGGGCTTACGACGTCAACCGCCGCATCAATAATGACGAAGGTGCGaacaaccccctatcttcaatcgcgctagccagaacgtcgtggcAGTAGCGATACTTCTCCGGAcaatgcctgagccctctaccttggaggggcgatgggtccacgcTAGGCTCCGAGACCGTCGCgatacagcaggccgaaagttccaccTCTCGACGGTGCGGGGGCGCCTCGGAACTACCTGTGGTATTGCCTTAGTAGGATGGAGAGGCCTTGGTTTGCCttgagcctgctcgggcaccgacGGCCAACAAAGCCCCCTCAGTGCACGATCGCCTTGGCGATCGACGTGAGGCACAAGgcaaccacgatgtggtcagcaggcgacggcgccacaacaacgaggggcccgcc
This genomic interval carries:
- the LOC136511594 gene encoding uncharacterized protein, with protein sequence MATPPQEMDLEQHGDNMAGKGGAGQVYWSNAMSSFVLKYLADLVASGTKTTSGFKQAHLNSCARALYEKLGVQHTGGQVGNHLRKWKRIYAKIEKLKNLNGAVWDEHNCIISLDAEHYNNHIKDHREDANYLNIPIEQYHEMATICGKNLAAAAYAKGSNEPLGVEVTETYSAPTVAETSAYAKGSNEPLGVEVTETDNAPIVTETDKAPIVTETDNAPTVTGTDNAPTVTGTDNAPKPTSSEPSEQIGVDDGTNSGNNGAESSGTKQPPSKKQRIYTDDDLVVIMSRTLGELASSIKKLSEQPDLPVPKGLYEELKSIPGFEEARLEHYYAYLCENPPLARAFYALPQLSSKVIWVARYIKNQRSGLI